The following are from one region of the Streptomyces rubrogriseus genome:
- a CDS encoding transcriptional regulator, translating to MAARPLVARQPNERLQALIQEAGCSNAGLARRVNVCGVEHGLDLRYDKTSVARWLRGQQPRGRAPAIIAEALGRKLGRTVTIDEIGMANGKNLASGVGLQFSPTVLGAIEQVCELWRSDVGRRDFLSGSSVAASALVEPSRDWLISAPDPQVSRSAGPRVGQSDVAAVRAMTQALTDLDHQYGSGHVRPVLVHYLNSVVSGLLAGSYREAVGRELFATVARLTELAGYMAVDTGQPGLAQRYYIQSLRLAQAAGDRGYGGYVLAASMSHLAAQLGNPREIAQLARAAQEGARGRVTPRAESMFHAAEARGHALLGDVRAAHEAAGRAVGAMESADPAAGDDPVWIAHFDEAYLADELAHCHRDLGQADAAARYARQSLDGHPETRARRRAIGHVLLATAQVQQREIEQACNTATKAVELLETLRSNRGAEYLDDFQARLEPYREEAVVREFGARLDLQAAA from the coding sequence ATGGCCGCAAGGCCTCTCGTCGCGCGGCAGCCGAACGAACGACTGCAGGCGCTCATTCAGGAAGCGGGCTGCTCGAACGCGGGCCTCGCCCGCCGGGTCAACGTGTGCGGGGTCGAGCACGGTCTCGACCTGCGGTACGACAAGACCTCCGTGGCCCGCTGGCTGCGCGGACAGCAACCGCGGGGCCGGGCACCGGCGATCATCGCCGAGGCGCTCGGACGCAAGCTCGGCCGCACGGTCACGATCGACGAGATCGGCATGGCCAACGGCAAGAACCTCGCGTCCGGCGTCGGCCTCCAGTTCTCGCCGACGGTACTGGGGGCCATCGAGCAGGTCTGCGAGCTGTGGCGCAGCGACGTGGGGCGCCGGGACTTCCTGTCCGGTTCCTCCGTCGCCGCCTCGGCGCTCGTCGAGCCCAGCCGCGACTGGCTGATTTCCGCCCCCGACCCCCAGGTGTCGCGTTCGGCGGGACCGCGGGTGGGGCAGTCCGACGTGGCGGCCGTGCGGGCGATGACGCAGGCCCTGACGGACCTTGACCACCAGTACGGGAGCGGGCACGTGCGCCCGGTCCTCGTGCACTACCTGAACAGCGTCGTCTCCGGGCTGCTGGCCGGCTCCTACCGGGAGGCAGTCGGGCGGGAGTTGTTCGCCACGGTCGCGCGACTGACCGAGCTGGCCGGATACATGGCCGTCGACACCGGCCAACCCGGGCTCGCCCAGCGGTACTACATCCAGTCGCTGCGGCTCGCGCAGGCGGCCGGGGACCGCGGCTACGGCGGGTACGTGCTGGCCGCCTCCATGAGCCACCTCGCCGCGCAGCTCGGAAACCCGCGCGAGATCGCGCAGTTGGCGCGGGCGGCGCAGGAGGGCGCACGCGGGCGGGTCACGCCGCGCGCGGAGTCGATGTTCCACGCGGCCGAGGCCCGCGGCCACGCGCTCCTGGGCGACGTACGGGCGGCCCACGAGGCGGCCGGGCGGGCGGTCGGCGCGATGGAGTCGGCCGATCCGGCCGCCGGGGACGACCCGGTGTGGATCGCGCACTTCGACGAGGCCTACCTCGCCGACGAGTTGGCGCACTGTCACCGGGACCTCGGCCAGGCGGACGCGGCCGCCCGCTACGCACGGCAGTCCCTGGACGGGCACCCCGAGACGCGGGCGCGCAGGCGGGCCATCGGCCATGTGCTGTTGGCCACGGCGCAGGTGCAGCAGCGGGAGATCGAACAGGCCTGCAACACGGCGACGAAGGCGGTGGAACTCCTGGAGACCCTGCGCTCGAACCGGGGCGCCGAGTACCTGGACGACTTCCAGGCCCGGCTCGAGCCGTACCGGGAAGAAGCGGTGGTCAGGGAGTTCGGCGCCCGGCTCGATCTGCAGGCCGCCGCATGA